The Hemicordylus capensis ecotype Gifberg chromosome 6, rHemCap1.1.pri, whole genome shotgun sequence genome window below encodes:
- the LOC128331280 gene encoding olfactory receptor 10A7-like has translation MWQNQTISEFILLGFGDLPKLQIFLFLLFLVIYLLSMAGNLLIIVLVAADRHLHTPMYFFLGNLSFLESCCSSTILPKMLSSLLTGEKSISLKACFTQFFMFACLEGAECYLLAMMSYDRYLAVCKPLHYATLMNGWLSFQLAAVSWVSGLLVSTSLTLTMSWLSFCGSNEIDHFFCDVIPDIRYVSCSDTYFLEWSSFIFSCVFTLPPFVLTVASYVFIILSVLRIPSITGRQKAFSTCSSHLIVVGLYYGALMLVYMLPRSKNLRHVKKVFSLFYTVLTPMVNPLIYSLRNKEVKGAMKKGFKRFIIYMTL, from the coding sequence ATGTGGCAAAATCAAACTATCTCTGAATTCATCCTTTTGGGATTTGGAGATCTCCCTAAGCTGCagatctttctttttcttctgttcttagtGATCTACTTGTTATCCATGGCTGGAAATCTACTCATCATTGTACTAGTTGCTGCTGATAGACACCTCCACacccccatgtacttcttcctagGGAACCTATCCTTCTTGGAATCTTGCTGCAGCTCAACCATTCTGCCAAAGATGCTCTCAAGTCTCTTGACTGGGGAAAAAAGTATATCTCTAAAAGCCTGTTTCACCCAGTTTTTCATGTTTGCTTGCCTGGAAGGTGCTGAATGCTATCTCCTAGCTATGATGTCTTATGACAGGTATTtagcagtatgtaagccactccATTATGCTACTCTTATGAATGGCTGGCTGAGTTTCCAATTAGCAGCTGTCTCTTGGGTAAGTGGACTTCTGGTTAGCACAAGCTTAACTTTGACAATGTCATGGTTATCCTTTTGTGGCTCTAATGAAATTGACCACTTTTTTTGTGATGTTATTCCTGACATAAGATATGTTTCCTGCAGTGACACCTATTTTCTGGAATGGTCATCTTTCATATTTTCCTGTGTAttcaccctccctccctttgtCCTCACTGTGGCATCTTATGTTTTCATCATACTTTCAGTCCTCAGAATCCCATCCATTACTGGGAGACAAAAGGCCTTCTCTACATGTTCTTCTCACCTCATTGTGGTTGGTTTGTATTATGGAGCTCTGATGCTTGTCTATATGCTACCACGGTCCAAGAACCTAAGACATGTGAAaaaggttttctctctcttctacaCTGTTTTGACCCCGATGGTCAATCCTCTCATATACAGCCTAAGAAACAAGGAAGTGAAGGGGGCTATGAAAAAGGGTTTCAAACGGTTTATAATATATATGACACTATGA